One window of the Natrinema sp. DC36 genome contains the following:
- a CDS encoding site-specific DNA-methyltransferase: MNADIDAYVNDIHQGDAAETLADMPDSSIHCAVTSPPYFGLRDYGEDGQIGLEETLEEYIDSLLEVADQIRRVLRDDGSWWLNLGDSFAGSGRGQWTDDGGDPKESYSPDSGQLPDRETHIRRKSKMMVPHRVAIALQDAGWIVRSDAVWAKPNPTPHPVKDRLHEHKEFVFHLTPQPDYWFDLDSIREAPQEASIGRANTGGKKTENPDPHPDRDSAAQVHNFDRACHPNGKNPGDILEIPVRPFPEAHFAVYPPELVETPIKSSCPPTVCAECGKPYDRTSEEIPVWELENPDRPQLERALEIAENANLTEEHFEAIRAFGFADAGHGKNCQDGTGNNADRVEELASEAKDALGGYFREFVTAYQERGEFEQSCDCETDETEPGIVLDPFAGAGTTCLVAKRLGRRFIGTELNPEYVALAQKRIGVTVDEPDRLLEDGETSLNAFTDGGQNQ, from the coding sequence ATGAACGCCGATATCGACGCCTACGTGAACGACATTCACCAGGGCGACGCCGCGGAGACGCTGGCCGATATGCCCGACTCGTCGATTCACTGTGCCGTGACGAGCCCGCCGTACTTCGGCCTTCGCGACTACGGCGAAGACGGCCAGATCGGACTCGAGGAAACGCTCGAGGAATACATCGACTCGCTGCTCGAGGTGGCCGACCAAATCCGGCGCGTCCTTCGCGACGACGGGAGTTGGTGGCTCAATCTCGGCGATTCCTTCGCCGGGAGCGGCCGCGGGCAGTGGACTGACGACGGCGGCGACCCGAAAGAAAGCTACTCGCCGGACTCGGGACAGCTCCCCGATCGGGAAACGCACATCCGACGAAAGTCGAAGATGATGGTTCCTCACCGCGTCGCGATCGCGCTGCAAGACGCGGGGTGGATCGTTCGCTCGGATGCGGTGTGGGCGAAACCGAACCCGACGCCCCACCCGGTGAAAGACCGCCTACACGAACACAAGGAGTTCGTGTTTCACCTGACGCCACAGCCGGACTACTGGTTTGATCTCGATTCGATTCGAGAGGCTCCACAAGAAGCCAGCATCGGCCGGGCGAATACCGGCGGGAAGAAAACAGAGAACCCCGACCCGCACCCGGATCGGGATAGCGCTGCTCAGGTCCACAACTTCGACCGAGCGTGCCACCCGAACGGCAAGAATCCGGGCGACATCCTCGAGATTCCGGTGCGACCGTTCCCCGAAGCTCACTTCGCGGTTTATCCGCCGGAACTTGTCGAGACGCCCATCAAGTCGAGTTGCCCGCCGACGGTGTGCGCCGAGTGCGGGAAGCCCTACGACCGAACGAGCGAGGAAATCCCAGTGTGGGAACTCGAGAACCCCGACCGACCACAACTCGAGCGCGCACTGGAGATCGCCGAGAACGCCAACCTGACCGAAGAACACTTCGAAGCGATTCGAGCGTTCGGCTTCGCCGACGCCGGACACGGGAAGAACTGTCAGGACGGGACCGGGAACAACGCCGACCGCGTGGAAGAACTCGCGAGCGAGGCGAAAGACGCACTCGGCGGTTACTTCCGCGAGTTCGTAACGGCATACCAGGAGCGCGGCGAGTTCGAACAGAGCTGCGACTGCGAGACCGACGAGACCGAACCCGGTATCGTACTGGACCCGTTCGCGGGCGCTGGGACGACCTGTCTCGTCGCGAAGCGACTCGGACGCCGATTCATCGGGACCGAACTGAATCCTGAGTACGTGGCGCTGGCACAGAAACGAATCGGCGTCACGGTCGACGAGCCCGACCGACTACTCGAGGACGGCGAGACGAGTCTCAACGCGTTCACCGACGGAGGACAGAACCAATGA